The proteins below come from a single Neospora caninum Liverpool complete genome, chromosome IX genomic window:
- a CDS encoding putative adenylyl cyclase encodes MEKDKAEGGGLKRRPGKGHPFGGEARKKEKGGDHEGKETTVRTPEEKKPRRRCVCPRVPPRVRLVCCRILDNRIVEVALMLLTFYALFGDDVRLLATPRSADPIFDAFTSIALIAFGLEIILSCIGKKDYLFHLFFYLDVVSLLSLVLDLSSVDEAMYVWAEEGNSDAEGEVSQATLAGKAGSKVARMLRLIRLVRLIRVAKLYKNIGFSSAPRADEELREFDSFLEPEESIGMDDDLKEETEPSKRGETSENAAGEEFQSEVGKKLTEKTTRKIVFVVLALTLILPVLSEENLVTKFASEKSGLELVAEYATAAQRGENQDSWLRVYTHATLFYMNYHRKGGIGDLGGNPSHLAFFQLALPLYQTTMLDGRIYQDIPCMGFSSCSNSLVLPQEAAARLYLPEAVANGTLIVDDLGSIDELRLSEREVYTAYFCNATSADGAVGGTQKATDCDLDRVTQIRAVFDRRAGSRLQAGLSVTRTFIVCFILILGALLINRDENNLVLIPIERMMVKMNEIQNNPLAAANMSDDAALDSGKKAHAVHGKPLDDDDYSSPFRAVQALFSGKSKASSDSMETAMLEKTIIKIGGLLALGFGEAGAEIIAKNMKNADGGLNAMLDGKKLQAIFGFCDIRNFTDATEILKEKVMVFVNQIAEIVHGTVDQYSGCANKNIGDAFLLVWKFPEVEREGGVKEQLMDTATTNRLADMALVSFVKVIAGINKSQVLAEYRDIPELVQRLGTGWKVKMGFGLHVGWAIEGAIGSEFKIDASYLSPNVNMASRLEAATKQYGVYILISNELYDIMSPQAQLNCRQIDRATVKGSQVPLGLYTVDLDPGRLSVVGHPLAGASGALQNKSRLRQQRNLQKQKLWSSRTSISAMFETDPDIVTMREHLTKEFITTFRKGFSHYQAGEWHRAREIFVKTQFMLGVEDVPSTVLLTFMAGYDFVAPSDWMGFRELVEK; translated from the exons atggagaaagacaaggcagaaggcggaggccTGAAGAGGCGTCCGGGAAAGGGGCACCCGTTTGGAGGGGAAGcgcgaaagaaggagaagggcggagaccatgaagggaaggagacgactgtacgtacacccgaggagaagaagcccCGAAGGCGGTGTGTGTGCCCTAGAGTTCCGCCGCGTGTGCGTCTCGTGTGCTGTCGCATTCTTGACAACCGAATCGTGGAAGTCGCCCTCATGCTTCTCACTTTTTACGCGCTTTTTGGAGACGACGTTCGCCTCCTAGCCACTCCGCGAAGCGCCGACCCGATTTTCGACGCTTTCACGAGCATTGCTCTGATCGCATTCGGCCTCGAAATTATCCTCAGCTGCATCGGCAAAAAAGACTACCTTTTCCACTTGTTTTTCTACCTGgacgtcgtctctctcctctcactCGTTCTCGacctctcctctgtcgacGAGGCCATGTACGTCTgggcagaagaagggaactcggacgcagaaggcgaagtgAGTCAGGCGACTCTCGCGGGGAAGGCCGGATCGAAGGTTGCTCGCATGCTCCGCCTCATTCGCCTCGTCCGCCTCATTCGCGTCGCAAAACTCTACAAAAACATCGGCTTCTCCAGTGCCCCCCGAGCCGACGAAGAGCTCCGGGAATTTGACAGCTTCCTCGAGCCTGAAGAATCCATCGGGATGGACGACGACttgaaagaggagacagaaccaAGCAAGCGCGGGGAGACCAGCGAGAACGCAGCCGGCGAGGAGTTCCAGTCCGAAGTGGGGAAAAAACTGACGGAAAAAACAACGCGAAAAATCGTCTTTGTTGTCCTCGCCCTCACCCTTATTCTACCCGTGCTTTCCGAGGAAAATCTAGTCACGAAATTCGCGTCAGAAAAAAGCGGTCTCGAACTCGTCGCCGAATACGCCACAG CTGCGCAGCGTGGCGAAAACCAGGATTCCTGGCTGCGGGTGTACACGCATGCAACGTTGTTCTACATGAACTACCATCGGAAAGGCGGCATCGGGGACCTTGGTGGCAACCCTAGCCACCTGGCCTTCTTTCAACTTGCGTTGCCCTTGTACCAAACGACGATGCTCGACGGTCGCATCTACCAAGACATTCCGTGCATGGGTTTCTCGTCCTGCTCCAACAGCCTCGTCCTTCCCCAAGAAGCTGCTGCTCGTCTGTACCTCCCAGAGGCCGTCGCAAACGGCACATTGATTGTCGACGACCTCGGAAGCATCGACGAACTGCGACTTTCCGAACGGGAAGTATACACTGCGTACTTTTGCAACGCCACTAGCGCCGAC GGTGCAGTCGGCGGCACGCAGAAGGCCACGGACTGCGACTTGGACAGAGTCACGCAAATTCGTGCGGTGTTTGACCGGCGCGCAGGGTCGCGCCTCCAGGCGGGTTTGAGCGTGACGCGAACCTTCATCGTCTGCTTCATCTTGATTTTAGGCGCGCTCTTGATCAACCGGGACGAGAACAACCTGGTGCTCATCCCGATCGAGCGGATGATGGTGAAGATGAATGAGATCCAGAACAACCCGCTGGCAGCAGCGAACATGTCCGACGACGCTGCGCTCGACTctgggaagaaggcgcacgcCGTGCACGGGAAACCGCTGGACGACGACGACTATTCCTCGCCGTTTCGGGCCGTTCAGGCGCTGTTCTCTGGGAAGAGCAAGGCCAGCTCGGACTCGATGGAGACGGCGATGCTGGAGAAGACCATCATCAAGATCGGAGgactcctcgccctcggatTCGGCGAGGCTGGCGCAGAGATCATTGCGAAGAACATGAAGAATGCAGACGGCGGGTTGAACGCGATGCTCGACGGGAAGAAGCTTCAGGCGATCTTTGGCTTCTGCGACATCCGCAACTTCACGGACGCCACGGAGATTCTCAAGGAAAAGGTGATGGTGTTTGTGAACCAGATCGCGGAGATCGTCCACGGCACAGTCGACCAGTACTCGGGGTGTGCAAACAAGAACATCGGCGACGCCTTCCTCCTAGTTTGGAAGTTCCCCGAAGtcgaacgcgaaggcggcgtGAAGGAGCAACTGATGGACACCGCCACGACCAACCGCCTCGCAGACAtggctctcgtctccttcgtcaaAGTGATTGCCGGAATCAACAAGTCGCAAGTCCTCGCGGAGTACCGAGACATCCCCGAACTCGTGCAGAGACTCGGAACAGGGTGGAAGGTCAAAATGGGCTTTGGGCTCCACGTCGGCTGGGCCATCGAAGGCGCCATCGGATCCGAATTCAAAATCGACGCCTCCTACCTCTCTCCGAACGTCAACATGGCCTCGAGGCTCGAAGCAGCCACGAAGCAATACGGCGTCTACATCCTCATCTCCAACGAGCTGTACGACATCATGTCGCCGCAG GCTCAACTGAATTGCCGTCAGATTGATCGCGCGACCGTGAAGGGATCTCAAGTTCCGCTGGGGCTGTACACCGTGGACTTAGATCCCGGACGGCTGTCTGTGGTTGGGCATCCGCTCGCGGGTGCGAGCGGCGCTCTGCAGAATAAATCGCGGCTGCGCCAGCAGCGCAACctgcagaaacagaagctCTGGTCGAGTCGAACGTCGATCTCGGCCATGTTCGAGACGGACCCAGACATCGTGACGATGCGCGAACACCTGACCAAGGAGTTCATCACGACTTTCCGCAAAGGCTTCAGCCACTACCAGGCGGGCGAGTGGCAtcgcgcgagagaaatcTTTGTCAAAACGCAGTTCATGCTCGGGGTCGAGGATGTACCCTCCACCGTCCTCCTCACGTTCATGGCCGGCTACGACTTTGTCGCCCCCTCAGACTGGATGGGATTCCGCGAGCTCGTCGAAAAAtga